From a single Oreochromis niloticus isolate F11D_XX linkage group LG4, O_niloticus_UMD_NMBU, whole genome shotgun sequence genomic region:
- the xylt2 gene encoding xylosyltransferase 2 isoform X2: MVASVRVQKLLRRYKLAIAAALTILLIQGLVVWSLRSLEEGEAERKLRQSKLPDHDNQDPKKDNAQNSLSGRNKGSNGASALRRGSSRRGGKPNIRLKTPQERGMTGVGVDGVVPHDLSSSRNLSEIRSGPDGAGKLPAAAIPGEPGSVDGAHQAPNSDFVPKCDIIGKDALSALHRAASQQCRQEIANIVCQHQAGQLMPESLPQFCPQLGMSHPLQAVGELEDSLSEVENPVRVAFVLMVHGRAVRQLKRLIKAIYHRDHYYYIHVDKRSGYMHREVLQIAQQYPNVRATPWRMVTIWGGASLLKAYLHSMQDLLSMLDWKWDFFINLSATDFPTRTNDELVAFLSLHRDKNFLKSHGRENARFIKKQGLDRLFHECDNHMWRLGERNIPEGLEVSGGSDWFALTHRFVEYVINSQDELVSGLKQFYSYALLPAESFFHTVLGNSLMCDTLVDNNLRVTNWNRKLGCKCQYKHIVDWCGCSPNDFKPQDLIRIQQLTRPTFFARKFESSVNQEAIDILDTHLYGQYAPGTVAIKAYWESLFEQLDGVGSLSDVALTAYLSFFRLGLKSLVTAQSNVEACRFEPVGFPLSVHVYFYDDRFQGYLVRQEVQAVESKARETLEMWAVPQATLVLEKNLKEFERLKNLEIGTEWDPKERIFRNFGGVIGPLDEPLAVQKWARGPNLTATIVWVDPALVVAASYDITVDLDAEYTHYKPPLQHPLRPGTWTVRVLKQWERVAEVHFLVMPLTFNNKEPLRKEDSWLHAGPPGNLYLEQSFQQLSSVLKLPPQEPAMQVAQRNSQLVGQALDAWVDTSVESFWVIGDLCATQTSSCPALGSCSKTAWSSLSPDPKSEMGPVKSDGRIR, from the exons ATGGTGGCCAGCGTTCGAGTGCAGAAGCTGCTCCGACGATATAAACTAGCGATTGCCGCCGCATTAACTATCCTCCTGATTCAAGGGCTTGTGGTATGGAGTCTGAGAAGTCTGGAAGAAGGCGAGGCAGAG AGAAAACTAAGACAGTCTAAGCTGCCTGACCACGACAACCAGGACCCCAAGAAAGACAACGCACAGAATTCATTGTCGGGGAGAAACAAAGGAAGCAATGGTGCCAGTGCACTGAGAAGAGGGAGCAGCCGCCGTGGAGGGAAGCCCAACATCAGGCTGAAGACCCCCCAGGAACGGGGAATGACAGGGGTTGGAGTAGATGGTGTAGTCCCCCACGATCTCTCCAGCAGCCGTAACCTCAGCGAGATCCGCAGCGGCCCAGACGGGGCAGGCAAGTTACCTGCTGCTGCCATACCAGGAGAGCCAGGCAGTGTGGATGGGGCGCACCAAGCCCCCAACAGTGACTTTGTGCCTAAATGTGATATCATAGGAAAGGATGCGCTGTCTGCTCTGCACCGCGCGGCGTCACAGCAGTGCAGACAGGAGATTGCCAACATCGTGTGCCAGCATCAGGCCGGTCAGCTCATGCCAGAGTCACTCCCTCAGTTCTGCCCTCAGCTTG GTATGTCACATCCACTTCAGGCTGTTGGTGAGCTGGAAGACAGCCTATCCGAGGTGGAGAACCCTGTCAGGGTGGCTTTCGTTCTGATGGTCCATGGCCGTGCCGTACGGCAGCTCAAACGTCTCATCAAAGCCATTTATCACCGTGACCACTATTACTACATCCATGTGGATAAG CGGTCTGGCTACATGCATCGGGAAGTCCTGCAGATAGCCCAGCAGTACCCAAATGTGAGAGCCACGCCGTGGCGCATGGTCACCATCTGGGGAGGAGCCAGCCTTCTCAAAGCCTACCTACACAGCATGCAGGATCTGCTCTCCATGCTGGACTGGAAGTGGGATTTTTTCATCAATCTCAGTGCCACAGACTTTCCAACTAG GACCAATGATGAACTGGTGGCTTTCCTGTCGCTGCACAGAGATAAGAACTTTCTCAAGTCCCATGGGAGAGAGAATGCCCG GTTTATTAAGAAGCAGGGCCTTGACCGTCTCTTCCACGAGTGTGACAACCACATGTGGCGTCTAGGCGAACGCAACATCCCCGAAGGCCTGGAGGTCTCAGGCGGCTCCGATTGGTTTGCACTCACCCACCGTTTTGTGGAGTACGTCATCAACTCCCAGGACGAGCTTGTGTCGGGGCTGAAGCAGTTCTATTCGTACGCTCTGCTTCCTGCTGAG TCTTTCTTCCACACAGTGCTCGGGAACAGCCTCATGTGTGACACCCTGGTGGACAATAACCTGCGCGTCACCAACTGGAACCGTAAGCTGGGCTGTAAATGTCAGTACAAGCACATTGTTGACTGGTGTGGCTGCTCTCCCAACGATTTTAAACCACAAGACCTCATTCGAATCCAG CAACTGACCCGTCCAACATTCTTTGCCCGCAAGTTTGAGTCCTCAGTGAACCAGGAGGCCATAGACATCCTGGACACTCACCTGTATGGCCAGTATGCTCCAGGAACTGTTGCTATCAAGGCATATTGGGAGAGCTTGTTTGAGCAGCTGGACGGCGTGGGCTCTCTCAGTGACGTGGCTCTCACAGCATACTTGTCATTCTTTCGCCTGGGCCTGAAGAGTTTGGTGACTGCTCAGAGCAACGTGGAGGCCTGCAG GTTTGAACCAGTAGGCTTCCCTCTATCTGTGCATGTATACTTTTATGATGACCGTTTCCAAGGGTACCTGGTTCGCCAAGAAGTCCAGGCAGTGGAGTCAAAGGCCAGGGAGACTTTGGAGATGTGGGCAGTGCCTCAGGCTACACTCGTCCTTGAGAAGAACCTTAAAGAATTTGAAAGGCTCAAGAATCTGGAA ATCGGTACAGAGTGGGATCCCAAAGAAAGGATCTTCCGTAACTTCGGTGGGGTGATCGGCCCTTTGGATGAACCTCTGGCAGTCCAGAAGTGGGCACGTGGTCCGAATCTCACCGCCACTATTGTGTGGGTCGACCCGGCTCTGGTGGTGGCGGCATCTTATGACATTACAGTGGATTTGGATGCAGAGTACACACACTACAAACCGCCACTGCAGCACCCCCTGCGGCCGGGCACCTGGACGGTACGGGTGTTAAAACAATGGGAGCGCGTGGCAGAAGTTCACTTTCTTGTCATGCCATTAACTTTTAATAACAAGGAGCCGCTACGCAAAG AGGACAGCTGGCTTCATGCAGGACCTCCAGGGAACTTGTACCTGGAGCAGAGCTTCCAGCAGCTGAGCTCAGTGCTTAAGCTGCCTCCCCAAGAACCTGCAATGCAGGTGGCCCAGCGTAATTCCCAGTTGGTGGGCCAGGCCCTTGATGCATGGGTGGACACTTCTGTTGAGTCCTTCTGGGTTATCGGCGACTTGTGTGCAACACAGACTTCCTCATGCCCAGCTTTGGGATCTTGTTCAAAGACTGCCTGGAGCTCCTTGTCCCCAGACCCTAAATCTGAAATGGGCCCAGTGAAAAGCGATGGGCGGATCAGGTAG
- the LOC102078373 gene encoding uncharacterized protein LOC102078373 isoform X3: MRAPALRPKSSGGFVKGRLTVHEGEMSTTATPTIPSFQLTSDQLTVVAASSVSSLVFFVVIVVLLSIIYRKDPQCCRLFSYQGPHADMGAPSQYYSSRQTLVPSPCLEQTQITDDSSTQAGQLFYVGLPSSYSLPVLEGPLPRLPSYESVRKKDRQRQIHMMIADRFGLNGPIVTEPPPTYEESIRQSVELPYNILSSSLDVPSAQSFYTNTRAVIQTNTAPPANLEAADNTVLPV; the protein is encoded by the exons ATGAGAGCCCCGGCGCTGAGGCCGAAGAGTTCAGGAGGATTTGTAAAGGGAAGATTAACAGTTCACGAAGGAGAAATGTCCACAACTGCAACTCCAACCATCCCCTCCTTCCAGCTGACATCTGATCAACTCACAGTGGTCGCTGCGTCCT CAGTTTCCTCTCTGGTGTTCTTTGTGGTTATCGTGGTGCTGCTGTCCATCATCTACCGCAAGGATCCTCAGTGCTGCAGACTCTTCTCCTATCAGGGGCCACATGCAGATATg GGTGCTCCCTCTCAGTACTACAGCAGCAGGCAGACGCTGGTGCCATCTCCTTGTCTCGAGCAGACACAGATCACTGATGACAGCAGCACTCAG GCAGGTCAGCTGTTCTACGTCGGCCTGCCCTCTAGCTACAGCCTGCCTGTGCTGGAAGGCCCCCTGCCGAGGCTCCCCTCCTATGAGAGCGTCCGAAAGAAGGACCGCCAGAGGCAGATCCATATGATGATCGCAGACCGTTTTGGTCTCAATGGACCCATTGTGACTGAG CCTCCTCCAACTTATGAAGAGAGCATCCGTCAGTCGGTGGAGCTGCCGTACAACATCCTCTCATCCAGCCTGGACGTCCCCTCTGCTCAGAGTTTCTACACCAACACTAGAGCCGTCATTCAGACTAACACAGCTCCTCCTGCTAACTTAGAAGCCGCCGACAACACCGTCCTACCCGTGTGA
- the xylt2 gene encoding xylosyltransferase 2 isoform X1: protein MVASVRVQKLLRRYKLAIAAALTILLIQGLVVWSLRSLEEGEAERKLRQSKLPDHDNQDPKKDNAQNSLSGRNKGSNGASALRRGSSRRGGKPNIRLKTPQERGMTGVGVDGVVPHDLSSSRNLSEIRSGPDGAGKLPAAAIPGEPGSVDGAHQAPNSDFVPKCDIIGKDALSALHRAASQQCRQEIANIVCQHQAGQLMPESLPQFCPQLGMSHPLQAVGELEDSLSEVENPVRVAFVLMVHGRAVRQLKRLIKAIYHRDHYYYIHVDKRSGYMHREVLQIAQQYPNVRATPWRMVTIWGGASLLKAYLHSMQDLLSMLDWKWDFFINLSATDFPTRTNDELVAFLSLHRDKNFLKSHGRENARFIKKQGLDRLFHECDNHMWRLGERNIPEGLEVSGGSDWFALTHRFVEYVINSQDELVSGLKQFYSYALLPAESFFHTVLGNSLMCDTLVDNNLRVTNWNRKLGCKCQYKHIVDWCGCSPNDFKPQDLIRIQQLTRPTFFARKFESSVNQEAIDILDTHLYGQYAPGTVAIKAYWESLFEQLDGVGSLSDVALTAYLSFFRLGLKSLVTAQSNVEACRFEPVGFPLSVHVYFYDDRFQGYLVRQEVQAVESKARETLEMWAVPQATLVLEKNLKEFERLKNLEIGTEWDPKERIFRNFGGVIGPLDEPLAVQKWARGPNLTATIVWVDPALVVAASYDITVDLDAEYTHYKPPLQHPLRPGTWTVRVLKQWERVAEVHFLVMPLTFNNKEPLRKEEDSWLHAGPPGNLYLEQSFQQLSSVLKLPPQEPAMQVAQRNSQLVGQALDAWVDTSVESFWVIGDLCATQTSSCPALGSCSKTAWSSLSPDPKSEMGPVKSDGRIR, encoded by the exons ATGGTGGCCAGCGTTCGAGTGCAGAAGCTGCTCCGACGATATAAACTAGCGATTGCCGCCGCATTAACTATCCTCCTGATTCAAGGGCTTGTGGTATGGAGTCTGAGAAGTCTGGAAGAAGGCGAGGCAGAG AGAAAACTAAGACAGTCTAAGCTGCCTGACCACGACAACCAGGACCCCAAGAAAGACAACGCACAGAATTCATTGTCGGGGAGAAACAAAGGAAGCAATGGTGCCAGTGCACTGAGAAGAGGGAGCAGCCGCCGTGGAGGGAAGCCCAACATCAGGCTGAAGACCCCCCAGGAACGGGGAATGACAGGGGTTGGAGTAGATGGTGTAGTCCCCCACGATCTCTCCAGCAGCCGTAACCTCAGCGAGATCCGCAGCGGCCCAGACGGGGCAGGCAAGTTACCTGCTGCTGCCATACCAGGAGAGCCAGGCAGTGTGGATGGGGCGCACCAAGCCCCCAACAGTGACTTTGTGCCTAAATGTGATATCATAGGAAAGGATGCGCTGTCTGCTCTGCACCGCGCGGCGTCACAGCAGTGCAGACAGGAGATTGCCAACATCGTGTGCCAGCATCAGGCCGGTCAGCTCATGCCAGAGTCACTCCCTCAGTTCTGCCCTCAGCTTG GTATGTCACATCCACTTCAGGCTGTTGGTGAGCTGGAAGACAGCCTATCCGAGGTGGAGAACCCTGTCAGGGTGGCTTTCGTTCTGATGGTCCATGGCCGTGCCGTACGGCAGCTCAAACGTCTCATCAAAGCCATTTATCACCGTGACCACTATTACTACATCCATGTGGATAAG CGGTCTGGCTACATGCATCGGGAAGTCCTGCAGATAGCCCAGCAGTACCCAAATGTGAGAGCCACGCCGTGGCGCATGGTCACCATCTGGGGAGGAGCCAGCCTTCTCAAAGCCTACCTACACAGCATGCAGGATCTGCTCTCCATGCTGGACTGGAAGTGGGATTTTTTCATCAATCTCAGTGCCACAGACTTTCCAACTAG GACCAATGATGAACTGGTGGCTTTCCTGTCGCTGCACAGAGATAAGAACTTTCTCAAGTCCCATGGGAGAGAGAATGCCCG GTTTATTAAGAAGCAGGGCCTTGACCGTCTCTTCCACGAGTGTGACAACCACATGTGGCGTCTAGGCGAACGCAACATCCCCGAAGGCCTGGAGGTCTCAGGCGGCTCCGATTGGTTTGCACTCACCCACCGTTTTGTGGAGTACGTCATCAACTCCCAGGACGAGCTTGTGTCGGGGCTGAAGCAGTTCTATTCGTACGCTCTGCTTCCTGCTGAG TCTTTCTTCCACACAGTGCTCGGGAACAGCCTCATGTGTGACACCCTGGTGGACAATAACCTGCGCGTCACCAACTGGAACCGTAAGCTGGGCTGTAAATGTCAGTACAAGCACATTGTTGACTGGTGTGGCTGCTCTCCCAACGATTTTAAACCACAAGACCTCATTCGAATCCAG CAACTGACCCGTCCAACATTCTTTGCCCGCAAGTTTGAGTCCTCAGTGAACCAGGAGGCCATAGACATCCTGGACACTCACCTGTATGGCCAGTATGCTCCAGGAACTGTTGCTATCAAGGCATATTGGGAGAGCTTGTTTGAGCAGCTGGACGGCGTGGGCTCTCTCAGTGACGTGGCTCTCACAGCATACTTGTCATTCTTTCGCCTGGGCCTGAAGAGTTTGGTGACTGCTCAGAGCAACGTGGAGGCCTGCAG GTTTGAACCAGTAGGCTTCCCTCTATCTGTGCATGTATACTTTTATGATGACCGTTTCCAAGGGTACCTGGTTCGCCAAGAAGTCCAGGCAGTGGAGTCAAAGGCCAGGGAGACTTTGGAGATGTGGGCAGTGCCTCAGGCTACACTCGTCCTTGAGAAGAACCTTAAAGAATTTGAAAGGCTCAAGAATCTGGAA ATCGGTACAGAGTGGGATCCCAAAGAAAGGATCTTCCGTAACTTCGGTGGGGTGATCGGCCCTTTGGATGAACCTCTGGCAGTCCAGAAGTGGGCACGTGGTCCGAATCTCACCGCCACTATTGTGTGGGTCGACCCGGCTCTGGTGGTGGCGGCATCTTATGACATTACAGTGGATTTGGATGCAGAGTACACACACTACAAACCGCCACTGCAGCACCCCCTGCGGCCGGGCACCTGGACGGTACGGGTGTTAAAACAATGGGAGCGCGTGGCAGAAGTTCACTTTCTTGTCATGCCATTAACTTTTAATAACAAGGAGCCGCTACGCAAAG AAGAGGACAGCTGGCTTCATGCAGGACCTCCAGGGAACTTGTACCTGGAGCAGAGCTTCCAGCAGCTGAGCTCAGTGCTTAAGCTGCCTCCCCAAGAACCTGCAATGCAGGTGGCCCAGCGTAATTCCCAGTTGGTGGGCCAGGCCCTTGATGCATGGGTGGACACTTCTGTTGAGTCCTTCTGGGTTATCGGCGACTTGTGTGCAACACAGACTTCCTCATGCCCAGCTTTGGGATCTTGTTCAAAGACTGCCTGGAGCTCCTTGTCCCCAGACCCTAAATCTGAAATGGGCCCAGTGAAAAGCGATGGGCGGATCAGGTAG
- the LOC102078373 gene encoding uncharacterized protein LOC102078373 isoform X2 codes for MRAPALRPKSSGGFVKGRLTVHEGEMSTTATPTIPSFQLTSDQLTVVAASFSSLVFFVVIVVLLSIIYRKDPQCCRLFSYQGPHADMGAPSQYYSSRQTLVPSPCLEQTQITDDSSTQQAGQLFYVGLPSSYSLPVLEGPLPRLPSYESVRKKDRQRQIHMMIADRFGLNGPIVTEPPPTYEESIRQSVELPYNILSSSLDVPSAQSFYTNTRAVIQTNTAPPANLEAADNTVLPV; via the exons ATGAGAGCCCCGGCGCTGAGGCCGAAGAGTTCAGGAGGATTTGTAAAGGGAAGATTAACAGTTCACGAAGGAGAAATGTCCACAACTGCAACTCCAACCATCCCCTCCTTCCAGCTGACATCTGATCAACTCACAGTGGTCGCTGCGTCCT TTTCCTCTCTGGTGTTCTTTGTGGTTATCGTGGTGCTGCTGTCCATCATCTACCGCAAGGATCCTCAGTGCTGCAGACTCTTCTCCTATCAGGGGCCACATGCAGATATg GGTGCTCCCTCTCAGTACTACAGCAGCAGGCAGACGCTGGTGCCATCTCCTTGTCTCGAGCAGACACAGATCACTGATGACAGCAGCACTCAG CAGGCAGGTCAGCTGTTCTACGTCGGCCTGCCCTCTAGCTACAGCCTGCCTGTGCTGGAAGGCCCCCTGCCGAGGCTCCCCTCCTATGAGAGCGTCCGAAAGAAGGACCGCCAGAGGCAGATCCATATGATGATCGCAGACCGTTTTGGTCTCAATGGACCCATTGTGACTGAG CCTCCTCCAACTTATGAAGAGAGCATCCGTCAGTCGGTGGAGCTGCCGTACAACATCCTCTCATCCAGCCTGGACGTCCCCTCTGCTCAGAGTTTCTACACCAACACTAGAGCCGTCATTCAGACTAACACAGCTCCTCCTGCTAACTTAGAAGCCGCCGACAACACCGTCCTACCCGTGTGA
- the LOC102078373 gene encoding uncharacterized protein LOC102078373 isoform X1 translates to MRAPALRPKSSGGFVKGRLTVHEGEMSTTATPTIPSFQLTSDQLTVVAASSVSSLVFFVVIVVLLSIIYRKDPQCCRLFSYQGPHADMGAPSQYYSSRQTLVPSPCLEQTQITDDSSTQQAGQLFYVGLPSSYSLPVLEGPLPRLPSYESVRKKDRQRQIHMMIADRFGLNGPIVTEPPPTYEESIRQSVELPYNILSSSLDVPSAQSFYTNTRAVIQTNTAPPANLEAADNTVLPV, encoded by the exons ATGAGAGCCCCGGCGCTGAGGCCGAAGAGTTCAGGAGGATTTGTAAAGGGAAGATTAACAGTTCACGAAGGAGAAATGTCCACAACTGCAACTCCAACCATCCCCTCCTTCCAGCTGACATCTGATCAACTCACAGTGGTCGCTGCGTCCT CAGTTTCCTCTCTGGTGTTCTTTGTGGTTATCGTGGTGCTGCTGTCCATCATCTACCGCAAGGATCCTCAGTGCTGCAGACTCTTCTCCTATCAGGGGCCACATGCAGATATg GGTGCTCCCTCTCAGTACTACAGCAGCAGGCAGACGCTGGTGCCATCTCCTTGTCTCGAGCAGACACAGATCACTGATGACAGCAGCACTCAG CAGGCAGGTCAGCTGTTCTACGTCGGCCTGCCCTCTAGCTACAGCCTGCCTGTGCTGGAAGGCCCCCTGCCGAGGCTCCCCTCCTATGAGAGCGTCCGAAAGAAGGACCGCCAGAGGCAGATCCATATGATGATCGCAGACCGTTTTGGTCTCAATGGACCCATTGTGACTGAG CCTCCTCCAACTTATGAAGAGAGCATCCGTCAGTCGGTGGAGCTGCCGTACAACATCCTCTCATCCAGCCTGGACGTCCCCTCTGCTCAGAGTTTCTACACCAACACTAGAGCCGTCATTCAGACTAACACAGCTCCTCCTGCTAACTTAGAAGCCGCCGACAACACCGTCCTACCCGTGTGA